In Penicillium oxalicum strain HP7-1 chromosome I, whole genome shotgun sequence, a single window of DNA contains:
- a CDS encoding Serine/threonine-protein phosphatase 2B catalytic subunit, with the protein MDRTLARAVTEKKPVPEIDFTLHTMEDGTQVSTMERVVKEVQAPALSTPPDDMFWSPEDPSKPNLQYLKQHFYREGRLTEDQALWIIQAGSEVLRSEPNLLEMDAPITVCGDVHGQYYDLMKLFEVGGDPSETRYLFLGDYVDRGYFSIECVLYLWALKIWYPNSLWLLRGNHECRHLTDYFTFKLECKHKYSERIYEECIKSFCCLPLAAVMNKQFLCIHGGLSPELHTLEDIKAIDRFREPPTHGLMCDILWADPLEEFGQEKTGDFFIHNSVRGCSYFFSYPAACAFLEKNNLLSIIRAHEAQDAGYRMYRKTRTTGFPSVMTIFSAPNYLDVYNNKAAVLKYENNVMNIRQFNCTPHPYWLPNFMDVFTWSLPFVGEKITDMLIAILNTCSKEELEEDDTPATTSPSGLSSPAMSMDPESSEFKRRAIKNKILAIGRLSRVFQVLREQSESVSELKTAAGGRLPAGTLMLGAEGIKQAITNFEDARKVDLQNERLPPSQEEVFQKSEAEHKAAMQRAQQEAENDAGLATIARRISMSAGSGRNRRQRDSRESNKEA; encoded by the exons ATGGATCGAACCCTCGCGCGCGCGGTGACCGAGAAGAAGCCGGTTCCTGAAATCGATTTTACATTGCATACCATGGAAGATGGCACTCAGGTGTCCACAATGGAGCGCGTGGTCAAAG AGGTCCAAGCCCCGGCCTTGAGTACCCCTCCGGATGATATGTTCTGGTCTCCCGAGGACCCCTCGAAACCCAATCTGCAGTACCTCAAGCAGCATTTCTACCGTGAGGGACGTCTCACTGAAGACCAGGCACTATGGATTATTCAGGCCGGCTCAGAGGTCTTGCGATCAGAGCCCAACCTGTTGGAGATGGATGCGCCGATCACCGTCTGCGGTGACGTGCATGGTCAATACTACGACTTGATGAAGCTTTTCGAGGTCGGAGGCGACCCGTCGGAGACACGCTACCTGTTCTTGGGCGACTATGTGGATCGCGGCTATTTTAGCATTGAG TGTGTTTTGTATCTCTGGGCCCTAAAGATCTGGTATCCCAACTCGCTGTGGCTGCTGCGCGGGAACCACGAGTGTCGCCACTTGACGGACTACTTCACCTTCAAGCTGGAGTGCAAGCACAAATACAGCGAACGGATCTACGAGGAGTGCATCAAATCTTTCTGTTGTCTGCCGCTGGCGGCGGTCATGAACAAGCAATTCCTTTGCATCCACGGTGGCCTTAGCCCGGAGCTGCACACGTTGGAAGATATCAAAGCC ATTGACCGTTTCCGGGAGCCCCCAACGCATGGCTTGATGTGCGACATCCTCTGGGCCGACCCTCTGGAAGAGtttggacaagaaaagactGGGGACTTTTTCATCCATAACAGTGTTCGAGGCTGCTCGTACTTCTTCTCATATCCTGCCGCATGCGCGTTCCTCGAGAAGAACAATCTACTCTCGATCATTCGAGCTCACGAGGCGCAGGATGCCGGGTATCGCATGTACAGGAAAACTCGCACAACGGGGTTCCCTAGTGTCATGACGATCTTCAGTGCCCCCAACTACCTCGACGTGTACAACAACAAAGCTGCGGTGCTAAAGTACGAGAACAACGTCATGAACATCCGTCAATTCAACTGCACCCCACACCCTTACTGGCTGCCTAATTTTATGGATGTGTTCACCTGGTCACTGCCGTTCGTGGGTGAGAAGATTACCGACATGCTCATTGCGATCCTCAATACCTGCTCCAAGGAGGagttggaggaggatgacaCTCCAGCCACCACGTCGCCTTCCGGACTGTCTTCGCCAGCCATGTCCATGGATCCCGAGTCGAGCGAATTCAAGCGTCGCGCCATCAAAAACAAGATTTTGGCCATCGGTCGTCTTTCGCGTGTCTTCCAGGTCCTTCGCGAACAGTCTGAAAGTGTCAGTGAGCTGAAGACGGCAGCTGGTGGCCGTCTGCCCGCGGGTACCTTGATGCTGGGTGCAGAGGGAATCAAGCAAGCCATCACCAACTTTGAGGATGCCCGAAAGGTCGATTTGCAGAATGAGCGTCTGCCTCCCAGCCAGGAAGAGGTGTTTCAGAAAAGCGAAGCGGAGCACAAGGCAGCTATGCAGCGTGCTCAACAAGAGGCCGAAAATGACGCAGGCTTGGCGACCATTGCACGCCGGATTTCCAT GTCTGCCGGTTCGGGACGTAATCGTCGCCAGCGCGATTCCCGCGAGAGCAACAAGGAGGCGTAG